From a single Adhaeribacter swui genomic region:
- a CDS encoding DUF6702 family protein, which produces MLSYIFILFLNVNAWLHPFYVSVTEIRQNEKSNNLEISSRIFFDDLEKALEKKYQVKVNILKPENPQKVNELIAAYLKEHLQLRVNGKVVPLKYLGFEIEEEAAWCYLEAPQSTPLKRLDIDDAILFDAHPLQQNMVHVTVGKKRQSTKLDNPESRYTFNF; this is translated from the coding sequence ATGTTATCTTATATTTTTATATTGTTCCTGAATGTAAACGCTTGGCTGCACCCATTTTATGTTAGCGTAACCGAAATCAGGCAAAACGAAAAAAGTAATAATTTAGAAATCAGCAGCCGGATTTTTTTTGATGATCTGGAAAAAGCTTTGGAAAAAAAGTACCAGGTAAAAGTAAATATTTTAAAACCCGAAAATCCCCAGAAGGTGAATGAGCTTATTGCTGCTTATTTAAAGGAACACTTACAACTGCGCGTGAATGGCAAGGTGGTACCGCTTAAATACCTGGGGTTTGAAATAGAAGAAGAAGCTGCCTGGTGTTATTTAGAAGCGCCGCAAAGCACCCCTTTAAAACGCCTGGACATAGATGACGCTATCTTGTTTGATGCGCACCCCTTACAGCAAAACATGGTACACGTAACCGTGGGCAAAAAACGCCAAAGTACGAAACTGGATAATCCGGAAAGCCGGTATACTTTTAATTTTTAA
- a CDS encoding HupE/UreJ family protein, whose translation MTDFPLYFQLGWEHILDWQGYDHILFVSALCGIYTWRDWRSVLVLVTAFTIGHSITLALSVLNFLKISSDWIEFLIPVTIVITCLTNILQKRKSANSMRVPYSMAMLFGFIHGLGFSNYLKSLLGRNSNIVAELFSFNLGLEGGQLIIVLVILFLSFIFTQILKAPQREWNLFLSSAIFGVAFMMALERLANLLN comes from the coding sequence ATGACAGATTTTCCATTGTACTTTCAGTTAGGTTGGGAACACATTCTGGATTGGCAAGGCTACGATCATATTTTATTTGTTTCGGCTCTGTGCGGCATTTACACCTGGCGCGATTGGCGTTCGGTGTTGGTTCTGGTTACCGCTTTCACGATTGGTCATTCCATTACTTTAGCGCTGAGCGTATTAAATTTTTTAAAAATTTCTTCTGATTGGATCGAATTTTTAATCCCGGTGACTATCGTTATCACGTGTTTAACGAATATTCTTCAAAAAAGAAAGTCTGCCAATTCCATGCGGGTGCCTTACTCTATGGCTATGCTGTTTGGCTTTATTCACGGCCTTGGTTTTTCCAACTACCTCAAAAGTCTGTTGGGGCGTAACTCCAATATTGTAGCGGAATTATTTAGTTTTAACCTCGGTTTAGAAGGGGGGCAGCTCATAATTGTGCTGGTTATTCTATTTTTATCTTTTATTTTTACACAAATTTTAAAAGCCCCGCAACGGGAATGGAATTTATTCTTGTCGTCGGCCATATTTGGCGTTGCTTTTATGATGGCCCTGGAGCGCCTGGCCAATCTTTTGAATTAA